A single Populus alba chromosome 7, ASM523922v2, whole genome shotgun sequence DNA region contains:
- the LOC118059611 gene encoding large ribosomal subunit protein uL2my, C-terminal part produces the protein MALWSRARTASSSLFNRVLQHPNNINSSSNITNATAFLRLFSANVAGNANSLRGDMMKQLLHLDINSQIGSCMPLGAMRIGTIIHNIELNPGQGGKMVRAAGTSAKILKEPSPTITVVQLPSGVVKKIDSRCRATIGIVSNPSHKDRKLRKAGQSRWLGRRPTVRGVAMNPVDHPHGGGEGRSKSSGSLGRVSQTPWGKPTKGGYKTGPLKRRK, from the exons ATGGCTCTATGGAGCAGAGCTCGCACAGCTTCTTCTTCACTCTTCAACAGGGTCCTTCAACATCCTAACAAtatcaacagcagcagcaacatcaccAATGCCACTGCTTTTCTCCGCCTTTTCTCCGCCA ATGTAGCTGGAAATGCTAATTCACTGCGTGGGGACATGATGAAACAACTTCTGCATCTTGATATCAATTCGCAAATTGGAAGTTGCATGCCTCTTGGTGCTATGCGTATTGGAACGATAATACATAACATTGAGTTGAACCccggtcaaggtggcaagatggTTCGAGCTGCAGGTACTAGTGCAAAGATTCTGAAAGAGCCATCACCAACCATCACTGTGGTGCAGCTGCCTTCAGGTGTTGTGAAAAAGATCGATTCAAGGTGTCGGGCTACAATTGGCATTGTTTCGAACCCCAGCCACAAGGATCGAAAGCTTAGGAAGGCTGGACAGAGCCGGTGGTTGGGTCGAAGACCAACAGTTAGAGGAGTGGCAATGAATCCAGTAGATCATCCTCATGGTGGTGGTGAGGGTCGGAGCAAAAGTAGTGGGTCCTTGGGAAGGGTGTCCCAAACACCATGGGGCAAGCCAACTAAAGGTGGGTACAAGACTGGTCCACTCAAGCGCAGAAAGTAG
- the LOC118059612 gene encoding acetolactate synthase small subunit 1, chloroplastic, protein MAAISSITSTPFHSLKRSSSSSNSTTVSLGFSKALATTPLTISKSYQNKLRVSATNDNDIADTALSTNGSAPSTTRSKARRHTISVFVGDESGMINRIAGVFARRGYNIESLAVGLNKDKAMFTIVVSGTERVLQQVVEQLQKLVNVLKVEDLSNEPQVERELMLVKVNTDPKDRAEIMWLVGIFRAKIVDISEHTVTIEVTGDPGKIAAVQRNLSKFGIREIARTGKIALRREKMGASAPFWRFSAASYPDLGEKRLADTGLRAKKGAVAREEDMSAGGDVYPVEASDDFTLNQILDAHWGVLTDEDTAGLQSHTLSMLVNDHPGVLNIVTGVFARRGYNIQSLAVGHAETEGLSRITTVVPGTDESITKLVQQLYKLVEIHEVRDLTHVPFAERELMLVKIAVNAAARRDVLDIASIFRANAVDVSDHTVTLELTGDLDKMVALQRLLEPYGICEVARTGRIALTRESGVDSKYLRGYSFPV, encoded by the exons ATGGCGGCCATCTCATCGATAACCTCCACACCATTCCACTCCCTAAAAcgctcttcttcttcgtcaaaTTCTACTACTGTTAGTCTAGGTTTCTCAAAAGCCTTAGCTACTACACCTCTGACAATCTCAAAATCCTATCAAAACAAACTCAGAGTCTCTGCAACAAATGATAATGACATTGCTGACACTGCTTTATCCACTAATGGTTCTGCTCCTTCAACAACCAGATCAAA GGCGAGGAGGCATACAATTTCAGTGTTTGTTGGAGATGAAAGTGGGATGATTAATAGGATTGCTGGGGTATTTGCAAGGAGAGGGTATAACATAGAGTCACTTGCTGTTGGTTTAAACAAGGACAAGGCAATGTTTACTATTGTTGTATCTGGTACTGAAAGGGTGTTGCAACAAGTTGTTGAGCAGCTTCAAAAGCTTGTCAATGTTTTGAAG GTTGAAGATCTCTCTAATGAGCCGCAGGTTGAGCGTGAACTAATGCTTGTAAAAGTGAATACAGATCCAAAGGACCGGGCTGAG ATCATGTGGTTGGTGGGCATCTTCAGAGCAAAAATCGTGGATATCTCAGAACATACAGTGACAATTGAG GTAACTGGAGATCCGGGGAAGATTGCTGCTGTCCAAAGAAACCTAAGCAAGTTTGGAATCAGGGAAATTGCAAGAACAGGAAAG ATTGcattgagaagagaaaaaatggGCGCATCTGCTCCATTTTGGAGATTTTCAGCGGCTTCTTATCCTGATCTTGGAGAGAAAAGGCTTGCTGATACTGGTTTGAGGGCTAAAAAAGGAGCAGTTGCCAGAGAAGAAGATATGTCTGCTGGG GGAGACGTTTATCCAGTGGAGGCTTCTGATGATTTTACTCTTAATCAAATTCTTGATGCTCATTGGGGTGTTCTCACTGATGAAGAT ACAGCTGGACTTCAATCTCACACTTTGTCCATGCTTGTAAATGATCATCCTGGAGTTCTTAACATTGTTACAGGGGTCTTTGCTCGAAGGGGCTATAACATTCAG AGTTTGGCTGTTGGGCATGCAGAAACTGAGGGTCTCTCTCGTATTACAACTGTTGTGCCTGGTACGGATGAATCAATTACCAAGTTGGTGCAGCAGCTTTATAAGCTAGTAGAGATTCATGAG GTAAGGGATCTTACCCATGTGCCATTTGCTGAAAGGGAATTGATGTTAGTAAAGATTGCTGTGAATGCTGCTGCTCGACGAGATGTTCTCGACATTGCCAGCATTTTTAGGGCCAATGCTGTTGATGTATCTGACCATACAGTAACTCTTGAG CTCACAGGTGATTTGGACAAAATGGTTGCACTCCAAAGGTTGTTGGAACCCTATGGCATTTGCGAG GTAGCAAGAACTGGGCGAATAGCATTGACACGTGAATCAGGCGTTGATTCTAAATACCTCCGTGGATATTCTTTTCCTGTGTAA
- the LOC118059613 gene encoding 2-alkenal reductase (NADP(+)-dependent), giving the protein MSDQEVSNKQVALKNYVTGFPKEGDMQIITTNTIKLRVPEGTKDAVLVKNLYLSCDPYMRERMSASDGGFPSFELGKPLTGYGVAKILDSTHPNYKKGDLAWGFTGWEEYSLIVSPQILIKIEHTDVPLSYYTGILGMPGMTAYAGFYEICTPKKGEYVYISAASGAVGQIVGQFAKLSGCYVVGSAGSKEKVDLLKNKFGFDEAFNYKEEPDLTAALKRYFPEGIDIYFENVGGKMLDAVLANMRTLGRIAACGMISQYNLEKHEGVHNLALIVWKQIRMQGFLAASYYHLYPKFLEMALPYIKHGKIVYVEDKAEGLETGPTSLLSLFTGQNVGKKLLVVARE; this is encoded by the exons ATGTCTGATCAGGAAGTGAGCAACAAGCAAGTGGCTTTGAAAAACTATGTCACAGGGTTTCCAAAGGAGGGTGACATGCAGATTATTACAACTAATACTATAAAACTTAGAGTACCAGAAGGGACTAAAGATGCAGTTCTTGTCAAGAATCTTTACCTGTCTTGTGATCCATATATGCGTGAACGAATGTCTGCTAGTGATGGTGGTTTTCCCTCCTTCGAACTTGGAAAG CCTCTAACTGGATATGGAGTGGCTAAAATCTTGGATTCTACTCATCCTAACTACAAGAAAGGAGACTTAGCTTGGGGTTTTACTGGCTGGGAAGAGTACAGTCTCATTGTATCACCACAAATTTTGATCAAAATCGAGCACACCGACGTGCCCCTATCATACTATACAGGAATTCTAG GTATGCCCGGTATGACTGCTTATGCTGGTTTTTATGAAATTTGCACTCCAAAGAAAGGAGAGTACGTTTACATATCTGCAGCATCAGGAGCTGTTGGCCAGATTGTTGGCCAATTTGCAAAATTGTCAGGTTGCTATGTTGTGGGTAGTGCCGGATCTAAAGAGAAG GTTGATCTGCTTAAGAACAAGTTTGGATTTGATGAGGCTTTCAACTACAAGGAAGAGCCAGACTTGACCGCAGCTCTTAAAAG GTATTTCCCTGAAGGCATTGATATTTACTTCGAGAATGTTGGGGGTAAAATGCTCGATGCGGTGTTAGCAAACATGAGGACCCTTGGTCGCATTGCTGCGTGTGGAATGATTTCTCAGTACAATCTTGAAAAGCATGAAGGTGTCCATAACTTGGCGCTTATCGTGTGGAAACAAATTCGCATGCAGGGATTCCTAGCTGCTAGCTATTATCACCTCTATCCCAAGTTTCTGGAAATGGCTTTACCTTACATCAAGCATGGGAAGATAGTATATGTGGAAGATAAAGCAGAAGGCCTTGAAACTGGTCCAACATCTCTACTAAGCTTATTCACCGGCCAAAATGTAGGAAAGAAGTTGCTAGTTGTTGCTCGTGAGTGA